One Thermodesulfobacteriota bacterium genomic window, TGATCGCGGCGTTGTACGCCTTGACCGCGCCCATCTCCAGCGCGTGGTCGCCGGCGAGCTGCTTCGGAACATCCGCGCCGATCATCATCTTTCCGAGGATGTTGACCGTCGGGGTCCCTTCGAGGAACAGGATCCGCGCGATCAGCTTCTCGGCGTGCTTCATCTCCTCGATGGCCCGCTTCTCGAAATGCTTGTGCAGCTTTTCGTACCCCCAGTTGGCGCACATCTCCGAATGGACCATGTACTGGTTGATCGCGGTCAGCTCGTCGGAAAGCAACGAGTTCAACGTCTCGATGAGCTTGGCGTTCCCTTTCATCGGGCCCTCCCCGCCTCATAAGGATGGATTTTAAAACCATCATACTCCAGCCGGATCCTTGTCGAAAACGTTAAAGATTTTCCACGCGCATCCGATTCAGGATTACAAAGGGCCGCGGGAGGGAAAACGACATGGTATTCGTGCTTTCGGAGACCGGCGGGGGGATCCGCTGGTCGGACTGGCGGAAGATGGGGGGGTGCGGGCTGTCGCTCCAGGCCGAAACGCCGATCCGCAGGTATTATTACGAAAAAAGGCAGCGCTTCGAGAGCCAGAACCCCACCCTGAAGGAGATCGGCAGGATTTCGCGGCTCGCCGAGCGGGAGATCGCCCGGTTCGCGTACGACCACCTCAACCTCGAGGATTTCGTGGTCCCGGAGCCGCCCGGCTGACCGGGCGGCCTCCGTTCACTCCACGCTGTCCCTCAGCTTGTCGAAGGAGCCGTTCCACCCGGTGGCGCAGTCGTCCATCATCTCCTGCGGAATACCGGAATGGCGCAGCGTAACGGTCGTCCGGCCTTCCTCCTCCTCTTCGAACGTCACGGCGATGTAAAGCTCCCGCGGCCATCCCCCCGTTATCCCGTAATGGGACGCGGGGACGATGTTCCCGTCCTTGTCCGAGAAGCTGTCCGTCAGGACGAGCTTCTTCAGCGGAACGATCTCCAGGTAGACTCCCGTGCTCCAGTAATCACGCCCCTCGGGCGACCGCATGCACCATAGATATTTCCCCCCGACGCGGAGATCCATGCTGCAGCGGGGCGCCGTGAAACCCTCCGGCCCCCACCACTGCGCGAAGCGATCCGGCTCCGTCCATGCGGCCCAGACCCGCTCGCGCGGCGCGTCGAATGCGCGCGTCAGGACGAGATCGGAATTCTCCGTGTGTTCGGCGAGGTTGTCGTATCTTCCGCCCATATTCGTTCACCTCCCACATTTAGATGCCCCGATCCGGTGTGGAGCACCGCGCCCGCCGCGACTATACTGTCCCCATGGCCGTGATCGGAATCCCGAGGGCGCTCTTCTATTACAGCTACTTTCCCTTCTGCGAGACGTTCTTCACGGAACTCGGAGCGGAAGTCGTCGTCAGCCGGCCGACGAACAAGAAGATCCTCCGGGACGGCCTGAACCTCAGCAGCGGCGAGCTGTGCCTGCCCATCAAGCTGCTGCACGGCCACATCGCGGACCTCGCGGACCGGTGCGATCTCGTCTTCCTCCCCTACGTCATCTCGACGCAGAAAGGGTCGTACTACTGCCCCAAGCTCATCGCCGCGCCGGACATCGCGAAGGCCGCCGTCCCGGGGCTTTCTCTCATGTCTGCAGACGTGGACGTCGAGAATTTCCTCGGCTCCCTTTTCTCCTCCCTGCGGGAGGTCGCGTCGAAACTGTGCACGAACCCGGTTCGGATCTACGCCGCCTACCGGAAGGCGCTGGAGCGGCAGGCCGCCTTCGAGGCGCTCGTCGCGGGCGGGACGCCGTTCGAGGAGGCACTTTCCCCGAAGCCGCCGGCGGGCGCCCAGGCCCCGGCGGTCAAGGACGGGCCCGTCGTCGCGGTCATCGGGCACACCTACCTGTTCAACGACGCCTACATCAGCTTCGACCTGCTCCGCCGACTCCGGGAGCGGGGGGCGCGAGTCGTCACGTCCGACATGCCGTCCGCCGACCGGATCGCCCGCACCCTCGCCTCCCTCGAGTGCGGAACGCACTGGAGCCTCGGCAACCGCGTCGTCGCCTCGGCGATCCTCTTTTCCCGCAGGCCGGACGTCAAGGGGATCGTCTACATCACGCCGTTCGGATGCTCCTCCGATTCCCTGATCCGGGAGTACATCGACGCCAACCTGCCGGAGGGGAAGCCGATGCTGGTCCTGACCGTGGACGAGCACTCCGGGGACGCCGGGATCGTCACGCGGATCGAGGCCTTCTTCGACATGATCGGCCGCGGGCGGCCTCCGCGCGGAGCGGGGCGGGGATGAAGCGCTTCGCCTTCTACCAGATCGGGAGGTCCGCGATCGCGACCAACGCGTTCGCGAGAAGCGTCGGTATCGAAACGGTCACGATCCCGCCGCCGACCCTCGCCACCATCGCGCGCGGGATTTCCCTCTCTCCCGAATTCTCCTGCTTCCCCTTCAAGGTGCTCCTCGGCTCCCTGCTGGAGGGCATCGACCTGGGAGCGGAAGTTTTCGTCGTGCCGTTCTCCCGGACGATCTCCGCGTGCCAGCTCGCCGATTTCGGCATGGCGCAGAAGCACATCCTCCGCAGGACGGGGCGCGACATCGACATCGTCCTGCTGAACACCATCCGGCCGGACCGGGTGCTCGAGAGCTTCCGGCCGCACCATCGGGACATCACGCTGCTCCAGGTCACCGAGGGGCTGGTCGTCGCCGCGCAGAAGCTTTTCCTCCTCGAAAGCGTCGAGGACGGCTGGCGCGACATCTACCTCGCCGCCCGGAAGCGGGAGGCCGAGGCCTTCCGGGCGCGGTGGACGAAGGAGATCGACGGGACCGACTCCATCCTCGACCTACGCGACCTCGGCCGGCGGATGGACGAGGACCGGGAGTCGTATCCGCCCTTCGACCCGGAGCGGATGCTCCGGATCGCGGTCGTCGGCGACATGTACACCATCAACGAGAGGATCATCAACAACAACATCTTCGAGCGGCTGTGCGACCTGGACGTCTACGCGGAGAACGGCATCCGGCTGCGGACGCTGTTCGACCCGGGGATCCCGACGACGCCGGAGGAACTTGCGCTGTCCGGGAAGGCGCGGGGGTACCTGCGGCACGACATCGGAGGGTTCGCCTCCGACACCGTGCGCAGCGCGATCCGCTACGCCGAAAGGGGATTCGACGGGCTGGTGCACATCTACCCGTTCAGCTGCATGCCGGAGGTCGTCGTCCGGAGCATCCTCCCCGGGATCGGCGCCGACTTCGACGTCCCCGTCCTCAACCTGCCCATCGACGAGCAGACCGGGGACGCCGGCTTCACGACGCGGGTCGAGGCCTTCATCGACCTGATCGAATTCAGGAGGTCCCGATGAAATACCACCTGGGCGTCGACGTCGGCTCGGTGAGCACCAACATCGTCGTCCTCGACGACGCGGCGGAAGTCGTCGAGGCGCTCTACCTCCGGGCCCACGGGGACCCGCTGGGCTCCGTGCGGAGCGGGCTCGAGCGGGCGGCCGCCGCCCTGCCCGCCGGGGCGACGGTTTCCTCCGCGGGGGTGACCGGGAGCGCGAGGCACCTCATCGGCGCGATGGTGGACGCCGACGTGGTGAAGAACGAGATCACCGCGCACGCCGTGGCCGCCACGCATTTCCATCCGGACGCCGCCACGGTCATCGAGATCGGCGG contains:
- the bfr gene encoding bacterioferritin; its protein translation is MKGNAKLIETLNSLLSDELTAINQYMVHSEMCANWGYEKLHKHFEKRAIEEMKHAEKLIARILFLEGTPTVNILGKMMIGADVPKQLAGDHALEMGAVKAYNAAIKQAGDAADFATRDVLQHILEDEDKHIDGIEELQDQIGHMTLPIFLTTQVQG
- a CDS encoding SRPBCC domain-containing protein, whose protein sequence is MGGRYDNLAEHTENSDLVLTRAFDAPRERVWAAWTEPDRFAQWWGPEGFTAPRCSMDLRVGGKYLWCMRSPEGRDYWSTGVYLEIVPLKKLVLTDSFSDKDGNIVPASHYGITGGWPRELYIAVTFEEEEEGRTTVTLRHSGIPQEMMDDCATGWNGSFDKLRDSVE
- a CDS encoding acyl-CoA dehydratase activase-related protein, which encodes MAVIGIPRALFYYSYFPFCETFFTELGAEVVVSRPTNKKILRDGLNLSSGELCLPIKLLHGHIADLADRCDLVFLPYVISTQKGSYYCPKLIAAPDIAKAAVPGLSLMSADVDVENFLGSLFSSLREVASKLCTNPVRIYAAYRKALERQAAFEALVAGGTPFEEALSPKPPAGAQAPAVKDGPVVAVIGHTYLFNDAYISFDLLRRLRERGARVVTSDMPSADRIARTLASLECGTHWSLGNRVVASAILFSRRPDVKGIVYITPFGCSSDSLIREYIDANLPEGKPMLVLTVDEHSGDAGIVTRIEAFFDMIGRGRPPRGAGRG